The proteins below come from a single Sphaerochaeta sp. genomic window:
- a CDS encoding NAD(P)-dependent oxidoreductase encodes MRIAIIGATGRAGSLMAKEALSRGHHVTAVVRDRSHITNTAIHAIEKDLFDLTTDDLKAFDVVIDAFGAWKPETIPLHQTSLKHLADILAGTKVRLLVVGGAGSLYGDNGHTKRVMDSPDFPKEALPLVSSMAKAFDALRIRNDVNWTYFSPALNFIADGPRTGSYQLGDDQPVMDGKGISEISYADYAIAMIDEAERGAHVRKRFTAAWK; translated from the coding sequence ATGCGTATCGCAATTATCGGAGCCACAGGACGCGCGGGAAGCCTGATGGCCAAGGAAGCGCTTTCCCGGGGCCACCACGTCACCGCCGTCGTCCGTGACCGTTCCCATATCACCAATACGGCCATCCATGCCATCGAAAAGGATCTGTTCGATCTCACCACCGATGATCTCAAAGCGTTTGACGTGGTGATCGACGCGTTCGGAGCGTGGAAGCCGGAGACCATTCCGCTTCACCAGACTTCATTGAAGCACCTTGCCGACATCCTGGCGGGGACGAAGGTCCGTCTCCTGGTGGTCGGCGGGGCGGGAAGCCTGTATGGGGACAACGGCCACACCAAGCGGGTGATGGACAGCCCCGATTTTCCCAAAGAGGCGTTGCCGCTGGTCTCCAGCATGGCCAAGGCGTTTGACGCGCTCCGGATCCGCAACGATGTCAACTGGACCTATTTCAGCCCGGCGTTGAACTTCATCGCCGACGGTCCGCGCACCGGTTCCTACCAGCTGGGCGATGACCAGCCGGTGATGGACGGCAAAGGGATCAGCGAGATCAGCTACGCCGATTACGCCATCGCCATGATCGACGAGGCCGAACGCGGGGCGCATGTCCGGAAGCGGTTCACCGCTGCGTGGAAATAA
- a CDS encoding helix-turn-helix transcriptional regulator has protein sequence MQTVKPLPDCPVEVTLSLISDRWQVLIIRDLMTGTKRFGELKRSIGTVSQKVLTANLRAMEARGLVCRKVYAQVPPRVDYSLTEIGRSLKPVLDVLVSWGTAYKAKMVQEPKQD, from the coding sequence ATGCAAACCGTAAAACCCCTGCCGGATTGTCCGGTGGAAGTGACGCTCTCGTTGATCAGTGACCGATGGCAAGTCTTGATCATCCGTGACCTGATGACCGGTACGAAACGGTTCGGAGAACTGAAACGTTCCATCGGAACCGTTTCCCAGAAAGTGTTGACCGCCAATCTCCGCGCCATGGAAGCGCGAGGATTGGTCTGTCGGAAAGTGTACGCCCAGGTTCCTCCCCGGGTGGATTATTCCCTGACGGAGATCGGACGGAGCCTCAAACCGGTTCTGGATGTCCTGGTCTCCTGGGGGACTGCCTACAAGGCGAAGATGGTGCAGGAACCGAAACAGGACTGA
- the hypE gene encoding hydrogenase expression/formation protein HypE gives MDKTITLAHGAGGKQTAELIDQVFKAHFANPDFTGDDAAVLPRPDGKIAFTTDGFIVSPYEFPGGNIGKLSICGTVNDLSCMGAKPKYLSCSFVIEEGFPIDKLEMIASSMEKTAKEAGVRIVAGDTKVAGKGQVDHIFITTTGIGEVLPGIHTSGTLARPGDSVIVTGDIGRHGAAILLARGEFGIDADISSDCAPLWGTVSRMLDASKNIHVIRDATRGGVGTVLYEIAGQSHVGIHLDAQSIPVSGPVSGVCGMLGLEPLYLACEGTLVVFIPKSDVSKVLDALHDSPVRHPCHGDR, from the coding sequence ATGGATAAGACAATCACGCTGGCCCATGGCGCCGGCGGTAAACAGACGGCTGAGTTGATCGACCAGGTGTTCAAAGCCCATTTCGCCAACCCGGATTTCACCGGGGATGACGCCGCGGTGCTCCCCCGGCCGGATGGGAAGATCGCTTTCACCACCGATGGGTTCATCGTCTCTCCGTATGAGTTTCCCGGCGGGAACATCGGGAAGCTCAGCATCTGCGGGACGGTGAACGACCTCTCCTGCATGGGGGCCAAGCCCAAATACCTTTCCTGTTCGTTTGTCATCGAGGAGGGATTCCCCATCGACAAGCTGGAGATGATCGCTTCCAGCATGGAGAAGACAGCAAAGGAAGCAGGTGTCCGGATTGTTGCGGGCGATACCAAGGTTGCCGGCAAAGGGCAGGTGGATCATATCTTCATCACCACCACCGGAATCGGTGAGGTGTTGCCTGGGATCCACACCTCCGGCACGCTTGCCCGTCCGGGGGACTCGGTGATCGTCACCGGAGATATCGGGAGGCACGGTGCGGCGATTCTCCTGGCCCGTGGCGAATTCGGCATCGACGCGGACATCAGCAGCGACTGCGCCCCGCTGTGGGGCACCGTATCGCGCATGCTGGACGCGTCAAAGAACATCCATGTGATACGGGACGCCACTCGTGGTGGAGTCGGCACGGTGCTGTATGAGATTGCCGGGCAAAGCCACGTGGGAATTCATCTGGATGCCCAGAGCATCCCGGTAAGCGGCCCGGTCTCCGGAGTGTGCGGCATGCTGGGATTGGAGCCGTTGTACTTGGCATGTGAGGGGACACTCGTCGTATTCATTCCGAAATCGGATGTGAGTAAGGTACTTGATGCGCTGCATGACAGTCCCGTACGCCACCCATGCCACGGTGATCGGTGA
- the hypD gene encoding hydrogenase formation protein HypD gives MNQQDIEAKEVFTSYQGKPLRIMEVCGTHTHEIFRLGIRNLLPSSITLISGPGCPVCVTPVGYIDEALMLALDHHATICTFGDLIKVPGSEMSMAGSRAQGAVIKTVYAPMDAVTYAKEHPDEQVVFLAVGFETTVPSACLAVKRAEAEGVKNFTILGANKTMPNAYQALKGSADAFLYPGHVNAITGTAVCEELVKQGVSGVVTGFTASELLAALAVIIRLSEKGVPFFQNCYSRVVRPEGNVPAQKLMAEVMESCDAEWRGLGMIKGSGLKLRPKYQAFDARVRFHLPHITGRSNPACRCGDVLQGKCTPSECPLFGKICTPLHPIGACMVSSEGACSAYYQYGGKING, from the coding sequence ATGAACCAGCAGGACATCGAGGCGAAGGAGGTGTTCACCTCCTACCAGGGAAAGCCGCTGAGGATCATGGAGGTGTGCGGCACGCACACCCATGAGATCTTCCGCCTGGGAATCCGGAACCTGCTTCCCTCATCCATCACGTTGATCTCCGGACCGGGGTGCCCGGTGTGCGTCACGCCGGTGGGATACATCGACGAGGCGCTGATGCTGGCGCTGGACCACCACGCGACGATCTGCACGTTCGGTGATTTGATCAAAGTGCCGGGGTCGGAGATGAGCATGGCCGGCTCCCGCGCACAGGGCGCGGTGATCAAAACGGTCTACGCGCCGATGGATGCCGTCACCTATGCAAAGGAGCACCCGGACGAGCAGGTGGTGTTCCTTGCCGTGGGCTTTGAGACCACCGTCCCGTCGGCATGCCTTGCCGTCAAGCGCGCCGAGGCCGAAGGGGTGAAGAACTTCACCATCCTCGGGGCGAACAAGACGATGCCAAACGCCTATCAGGCGCTGAAAGGCAGCGCCGACGCGTTCCTGTATCCCGGACACGTCAACGCCATCACCGGTACGGCGGTGTGTGAAGAACTGGTGAAACAAGGAGTTTCCGGCGTGGTGACCGGGTTTACGGCAAGCGAACTGCTTGCCGCGCTGGCCGTCATCATCCGGTTGTCAGAGAAAGGGGTGCCGTTCTTCCAGAACTGCTATTCCCGGGTGGTCAGGCCGGAAGGCAACGTCCCGGCGCAGAAATTGATGGCCGAAGTGATGGAAAGCTGTGACGCCGAATGGCGTGGTTTGGGGATGATCAAAGGATCCGGGCTGAAACTCAGGCCGAAATACCAGGCGTTTGACGCCAGGGTTCGGTTTCATCTGCCCCACATCACCGGCAGGAGCAACCCTGCCTGCCGGTGCGGGGATGTGCTGCAAGGCAAGTGCACGCCCTCCGAATGTCCGTTGTTCGGAAAGATATGCACGCCCCTGCATCCCATTGGGGCCTGCATGGTGTCCAGTGAAGGCGCATGTTCGGCATACTACCAATATGGAGGAAAAATCAATGGATAA
- a CDS encoding HypC/HybG/HupF family hydrogenase formation chaperone — protein sequence MCVGISGKVVSIDKGTAVIDMSGAKREVSVDLIEDLEPGDYVMVHAGTAIAKITDTDDHETNTIMGKLS from the coding sequence ATGTGCGTAGGAATTTCAGGAAAAGTGGTCAGCATTGACAAGGGGACGGCGGTCATCGACATGTCTGGCGCCAAACGAGAAGTTTCGGTGGATCTGATTGAGGATCTGGAACCGGGGGATTACGTGATGGTGCATGCCGGCACCGCAATCGCGAAGATCACCGACACGGATGACCATGAGACGAACACCATCATGGGAAAGCTCTCATGA
- a CDS encoding nitrogenase component 1: protein MPEPYGITAEALAARGRTDIPNELRSATHLIYSSPATLSFNAPGAQGVGVKRAGLAIPGSVMLLVSPVCCGRNTGGVGYDERCFYLSLDDTDIVTGRHLSALTDAVQEVCQRCHPTPTVVMICITCVDALLGTDMERVCRKAEAAVGIPVRPCSMYALTREGRLPPMVAVRQTVYSLLTPMKRRRDAVNILGFFSPLQDECELYRLLSKNGVRQIREISRCRTFQEYQEMAQANFNLVLNQEARLAAQDMERNLGIPSVELVRMYQLDKIHNQYRLLGQVTGMDMEDQEDYQAAEEAIERFRSHHPEARFSVGEWANADPFELSLALLRYGFVVPEIFGTVGDANFPYLANIARLSPETNIYSNLSPSMLYYDPSRTPVDVVIGKDAAYSHPGVPAVPWNEEPQPFGYTGVKALFDALERSMA from the coding sequence ATGCCTGAACCGTACGGTATCACCGCCGAAGCGCTGGCCGCCAGAGGAAGGACGGACATCCCCAACGAACTGCGCTCCGCCACCCATTTGATCTACAGCTCCCCCGCCACGCTTTCATTCAACGCTCCCGGCGCCCAAGGAGTCGGGGTCAAACGGGCCGGCCTGGCTATTCCCGGGTCGGTGATGCTCCTTGTCTCTCCGGTCTGCTGCGGACGGAACACCGGAGGCGTAGGATACGATGAACGTTGCTTCTACCTGTCACTGGATGATACGGACATCGTCACCGGGCGGCATCTGTCCGCGCTGACCGACGCCGTACAGGAGGTATGCCAGCGCTGTCACCCAACCCCGACGGTGGTGATGATCTGCATCACCTGCGTGGACGCGCTTTTGGGAACGGATATGGAGCGGGTCTGCAGAAAAGCGGAAGCAGCCGTCGGGATCCCCGTCCGTCCCTGCTCCATGTACGCGCTGACACGGGAAGGAAGACTTCCCCCGATGGTCGCCGTACGACAGACCGTCTACTCACTGCTCACGCCAATGAAACGGAGACGGGATGCCGTCAACATCCTGGGATTCTTCTCGCCGCTCCAAGACGAGTGTGAACTGTACCGACTGCTATCCAAAAACGGAGTGCGCCAGATCCGGGAGATATCCCGGTGCAGGACGTTCCAGGAGTATCAGGAGATGGCACAGGCGAACTTCAACCTGGTGCTCAACCAGGAAGCCCGTCTGGCGGCGCAGGACATGGAACGGAATCTGGGAATCCCCAGCGTCGAACTGGTGCGCATGTACCAGCTGGACAAGATCCACAACCAGTATCGCCTGCTCGGCCAGGTCACCGGAATGGATATGGAGGACCAGGAAGACTACCAGGCGGCGGAAGAGGCCATCGAGCGTTTTCGCTCCCATCACCCCGAGGCTCGCTTTTCCGTCGGCGAGTGGGCAAACGCCGACCCCTTCGAACTCTCCCTGGCGCTGCTTCGCTACGGCTTCGTCGTTCCTGAAATCTTTGGCACGGTGGGGGACGCCAATTTCCCCTACCTTGCCAACATCGCCCGACTCAGTCCAGAAACAAACATTTACTCCAACCTGTCCCCTTCCATGTTGTACTACGATCCATCCCGCACCCCGGTGGACGTCGTCATCGGCAAGGACGCGGCATACTCCCATCCGGGCGTTCCCGCCGTTCCGTGGAACGAAGAACCCCAGCCGTTCGGGTATACCGGCGTGAAGGCATTGTTCGACGCGCTGGAAAGGAGCATGGCATGA
- a CDS encoding nitrogenase component 1 encodes MTHTANRISIYAADTSGVCSALYELGGLSVIHDASGCNSTYTTFDEPRWYDSESMVCISALTETDAIMGNDEKLVSDITEAAREHSPRFIALCGSPVAMMIGTDFPAIAREVEQRTGIPSFSVSTNGMHSYLEGASRAWVALIDRFCKADAIRTPTPSVNILGATPLDFSLNGTIQAIGQWLSDNGFSVISTLAMGSTLEQISHAGSAWVNLVISYSGLAVAQELKRRFGTPYVVGVSYGTTFAETLGIALHQAAEQRTTLYPCVQRRATTQEQPLVVVGESVASGSLASAIWQQTGQPVRVLCPLETTDALLAPDDVRIPDESTMEAQFLLAGGIIADPLYLPLRPKDVPLYRLPHVAFSGRCFPKEIPNLINKPIHLEETIW; translated from the coding sequence ATGACCCATACGGCAAACCGCATTTCCATCTATGCCGCTGACACTTCGGGTGTCTGTTCGGCATTGTACGAGTTGGGAGGCCTTTCGGTGATCCACGACGCCTCCGGCTGCAACTCCACCTACACCACCTTTGACGAACCCCGGTGGTATGACTCGGAGAGCATGGTCTGCATCTCGGCGCTGACGGAAACGGACGCCATCATGGGCAACGACGAGAAGCTGGTCTCCGACATCACTGAGGCGGCACGGGAGCACTCACCCCGTTTCATCGCCCTGTGCGGCTCGCCGGTGGCGATGATGATCGGCACCGATTTTCCCGCCATCGCCCGGGAAGTGGAACAGAGGACCGGCATCCCATCGTTTTCCGTCTCCACCAACGGCATGCACTCCTATCTGGAAGGAGCCTCCCGTGCATGGGTGGCCCTGATCGACCGGTTCTGCAAAGCCGACGCCATCCGTACGCCGACACCCTCAGTCAACATTCTGGGAGCCACCCCGCTGGACTTTTCCTTGAACGGGACGATCCAGGCCATCGGCCAATGGCTCTCTGACAACGGTTTCTCCGTCATCTCCACCCTGGCCATGGGAAGCACGCTGGAACAGATATCCCATGCGGGAAGCGCATGGGTGAACCTGGTCATCTCGTACAGTGGCCTCGCTGTGGCACAGGAACTGAAACGCAGATTCGGAACTCCGTACGTCGTGGGGGTTTCCTATGGAACCACATTCGCCGAAACGCTGGGAATAGCGCTTCACCAGGCGGCAGAACAAAGGACAACGCTGTATCCGTGCGTCCAGAGACGGGCAACCACCCAAGAGCAGCCGCTTGTCGTCGTCGGGGAAAGCGTCGCCTCCGGTTCACTCGCATCAGCCATTTGGCAACAGACGGGGCAGCCGGTGCGGGTGCTCTGCCCGCTGGAAACAACCGACGCGCTTCTGGCCCCGGATGATGTCCGGATCCCTGATGAATCCACAATGGAAGCGCAGTTTCTCCTCGCTGGGGGCATCATCGCGGATCCTCTGTACCTTCCGCTCCGTCCAAAGGACGTACCGTTGTACCGACTCCCCCACGTGGCGTTCTCCGGCAGGTGTTTCCCAAAAGAGATTCCCAATCTGATCAACAAACCGATCCATCTGGAGGAAACGATATGGTGA
- a CDS encoding nitrogenase component 1, whose amino-acid sequence MLNVITRMEAVKAMTIPIKDAAFPAPFPSVLEYNAPVRGPWNIVNTGMLVPQSHQVFVCAQGCLRGVILTAAEMNAMDRMSWVTVDEDDLVDGTMEQDIVDGTERILRRMGTLPRAVLVFVSCVHLFAGCDVEHAIKELGKRFPEVDFLECFMTPTMRKSGLTPDQLTRRQMYCPLRPVTKDPGSVNIIGNDLSIAPSSELLSLLHSAFHTVRDITWCRNYEEFLQMAQSSVNLTTHPMAIPAGEELERRLGQKHLHLPLSYDPMEIIEGYRKLCELAGISLPDFTQNAEKAEEALRGQNRSSATRRSPSTTPPRPDPFHWRGCSSPTTFPSPACTPTPSWKKTKTITSG is encoded by the coding sequence ATGCTGAACGTTATCACCAGAATGGAGGCGGTAAAAGCAATGACCATCCCCATCAAGGATGCGGCCTTTCCCGCGCCCTTCCCGTCGGTCCTGGAGTACAACGCTCCGGTCCGGGGTCCCTGGAACATCGTCAACACCGGCATGCTGGTCCCCCAGTCCCACCAGGTGTTCGTCTGCGCCCAAGGGTGTCTGAGAGGCGTGATCCTCACCGCGGCGGAGATGAACGCCATGGATCGGATGTCCTGGGTCACCGTAGACGAAGATGACCTGGTGGACGGAACGATGGAACAGGACATCGTTGACGGCACGGAGCGGATCCTCCGACGGATGGGAACATTACCCCGGGCCGTGCTGGTGTTCGTCAGTTGCGTCCACCTGTTCGCCGGATGTGACGTGGAGCATGCCATCAAGGAACTCGGAAAGCGTTTTCCTGAGGTGGACTTCCTGGAATGCTTCATGACCCCGACGATGCGTAAGAGCGGCCTCACCCCGGACCAGTTGACCCGCCGCCAGATGTATTGCCCGCTCCGGCCGGTGACCAAGGACCCCGGTTCCGTCAACATCATCGGCAACGACCTGTCCATCGCACCATCCAGCGAACTGCTCTCCCTGCTCCACAGCGCGTTCCACACCGTCCGTGACATCACCTGGTGCAGGAACTATGAGGAATTCCTCCAGATGGCCCAAAGCTCCGTCAACCTCACCACCCATCCGATGGCCATTCCCGCCGGAGAGGAACTGGAGCGACGGCTTGGACAGAAACATCTTCACCTGCCGTTGAGTTATGATCCCATGGAGATCATCGAAGGGTACCGGAAGCTCTGTGAACTGGCGGGGATATCCCTTCCCGATTTCACCCAAAACGCAGAAAAGGCGGAAGAGGCGCTCCGCGGGCAAAACAGATCATCGGCGACACGCCGATCGCCATCGACTACACCGCCACGCCCCGACCCCTTTCACTGGCGCGGATGCTCCTCTCCCACGACTTTTCCGTCACCGGCCTGTACACCGACACCTTCCTGGAAGAAGACAAAAACGATTACCAGTGGCTGA
- a CDS encoding nitrogenase iron protein NifH — MLKLAVYGKGGIGKSTTVSNLSVALSERGLVVMQIGCDPKADSTSSLHGGTTIPTVLDLVRKGTPFSLSDMVHTGYHGVLCVEAGGPLPGRGCAGRGIIAALEKLAEKGAYDVYKPDVVIYDVLGDVVCGGFSLPMRSGYADMVYIITSGEHMSIHAAANIAMAVQGYQGRGYATLGGLILNRRNVPKEEENVQELADDFHTSIVGRLDWSETVREAEPLGKTVLQAFPQSPMAGQYRILADQILARCTKEKAC, encoded by the coding sequence ATGTTGAAACTCGCAGTGTATGGCAAAGGGGGCATCGGAAAATCCACCACCGTCTCCAACCTCTCCGTGGCGCTCTCCGAACGGGGTCTGGTCGTCATGCAGATCGGCTGTGACCCCAAGGCGGACTCCACAAGCAGCCTGCACGGGGGAACCACCATCCCCACCGTGCTGGATCTGGTGCGCAAGGGCACGCCGTTCTCCCTCTCCGACATGGTCCACACCGGATACCACGGCGTGCTGTGCGTCGAAGCAGGCGGCCCGCTTCCCGGACGGGGATGCGCCGGGCGCGGCATCATCGCCGCGTTGGAGAAACTTGCCGAGAAAGGGGCGTATGACGTCTACAAGCCGGACGTGGTGATCTACGACGTCCTGGGGGATGTGGTCTGCGGGGGATTTTCCCTGCCGATGCGCTCAGGATACGCTGATATGGTGTACATCATCACCTCCGGGGAGCACATGTCCATCCATGCCGCGGCGAACATCGCCATGGCGGTGCAGGGATACCAGGGACGGGGGTACGCCACTCTGGGCGGACTGATCCTCAACCGGCGCAACGTTCCGAAGGAAGAGGAAAACGTCCAGGAACTGGCCGACGACTTCCACACCTCCATCGTCGGTCGTCTGGATTGGAGCGAAACGGTCCGGGAAGCGGAACCGCTGGGCAAGACGGTGCTTCAGGCATTCCCCCAGAGCCCCATGGCGGGCCAGTACCGGATCCTGGCCGACCAGATACTCGCCCGCTGTACGAAGGAGAAGGCATGCTGA
- a CDS encoding aspartate ammonia-lyase (catalyzes the formation of fumarate from aspartate), with protein MPQYGEETQRAVGNFPLHHKRTDLRLIYAIADVKKAAAQTYRELGIKPQVYQAIITVCDRITAGELDDCFPTEALQGGAGTSTHMNVNEVIAGEASRLLGFPVHPIDDVNKGQSTNDVYPTALRIAAIRLLRNLSDACAKLQEALQRKENAWEAIPKLGRTELMDAVPITLGEEFGAYAQAIARDRWRLYKVEERLRQVNIGGTAVGRYDTASRAYRFRVIEILRQNTGIGLAEAEYPMDLTQNNDVFVEVSGLLKALAVNLIKIAGDIRLMASGPKGGLGELHLPELQKGSSIMPGKVNPVIPEMVIQCGIRVIANDTAITLAAAHGEFELNAFLPLIADSLLESLSLLERAVTLFQEKCVGTLQPDQAHCKALLDQSYAKATSYVPTLGYDTVAAIVKENPDAVQALAKLDEMVRQKEQKA; from the coding sequence ATGCCGCAGTACGGTGAAGAGACGCAACGGGCTGTAGGAAACTTTCCCCTCCACCACAAACGAACCGACCTCCGACTGATCTACGCCATCGCCGACGTGAAGAAGGCCGCAGCCCAGACCTACCGGGAACTGGGAATCAAACCCCAGGTGTACCAGGCCATCATCACCGTCTGCGACCGCATCACCGCCGGGGAGCTGGATGACTGCTTCCCCACCGAGGCGCTGCAAGGCGGAGCGGGAACCTCCACCCACATGAACGTCAACGAGGTGATCGCCGGCGAAGCGTCGCGATTGCTTGGATTCCCCGTCCACCCGATCGACGACGTGAACAAGGGACAGTCCACCAACGACGTCTACCCCACGGCACTGCGGATCGCCGCCATCCGGCTTCTTCGGAATCTCAGCGACGCCTGCGCCAAGCTGCAGGAAGCGTTGCAACGCAAAGAAAACGCATGGGAAGCGATCCCCAAGCTGGGACGCACCGAACTGATGGACGCCGTCCCCATCACGCTGGGTGAGGAATTCGGCGCCTATGCCCAGGCCATCGCCCGTGACCGGTGGCGCCTGTACAAGGTGGAGGAACGCCTCAGGCAGGTCAACATCGGCGGGACGGCCGTCGGGCGGTATGATACCGCCAGCCGGGCGTATCGGTTCCGTGTCATCGAGATCCTCCGCCAAAACACCGGCATCGGTCTGGCTGAAGCGGAATATCCGATGGACCTCACCCAGAACAACGACGTGTTCGTCGAGGTCTCCGGACTCCTCAAGGCACTTGCCGTCAACCTGATCAAGATCGCCGGGGACATCCGGCTGATGGCCTCCGGGCCGAAAGGGGGACTGGGAGAACTTCATCTTCCCGAACTGCAGAAAGGCAGCAGCATCATGCCGGGGAAGGTCAACCCGGTGATCCCCGAGATGGTGATCCAATGCGGGATCCGTGTCATCGCCAACGACACGGCCATCACGCTGGCCGCCGCCCACGGGGAATTCGAACTGAACGCGTTCCTTCCCTTGATCGCCGACAGCCTCCTGGAGAGCCTGTCGCTTCTGGAACGGGCTGTGACGCTGTTCCAGGAGAAATGCGTCGGCACGCTCCAGCCGGATCAGGCGCATTGCAAGGCGCTTTTGGACCAATCCTACGCCAAAGCGACATCGTACGTCCCCACGCTGGGGTATGACACCGTCGCAGCCATCGTGAAAGAAAATCCCGACGCCGTCCAAGCGCTGGCCAAGCTGGACGAGATGGTCCGACAAAAGGAGCAGAAGGCATGA
- a CDS encoding iron-only hydrogenase system regulator, whose product MDTRVALIAIIAKTNDCADRINALLHEYRAYIIGRLGLPYREKGINIITVAIDAPEDIINSLAGKIGRIEGVNAKTVYSNELGH is encoded by the coding sequence ATGGATACCAGAGTCGCCTTGATCGCCATCATCGCGAAAACCAATGATTGCGCCGATCGCATCAACGCACTGCTCCATGAGTACCGGGCCTACATCATCGGACGCCTGGGGCTTCCGTACCGCGAAAAAGGGATCAACATCATCACCGTCGCCATCGACGCCCCAGAGGACATCATCAACAGTCTTGCGGGAAAAATTGGCCGTATCGAGGGGGTGAACGCCAAGACCGTCTATTCCAACGAACTTGGCCACTGA
- a CDS encoding GNAT family N-acetyltransferase has translation MWELQTERLILREMTETDLPALCAIIQDPLTMYAYEGPMSDEETRGWMKRQQDRYHRDGFGLWAVVQKESGKMIGQCGLSWQETDTDRVLEIGYLFNRLFWHQGYAIEAAAACKRYAFGTLQANEVCSLIRDTNLPSMNVAIRNGMLVRRRFIKFYRGVSMPHLVFSVRNIASHA, from the coding sequence ATGTGGGAACTGCAAACGGAACGGCTCATTCTCAGGGAAATGACGGAAACCGATCTCCCGGCTCTCTGTGCGATCATCCAGGACCCGCTGACGATGTACGCCTACGAGGGACCGATGAGTGATGAGGAGACACGGGGCTGGATGAAGAGACAGCAGGACCGCTACCACCGTGACGGATTTGGCCTGTGGGCGGTCGTTCAGAAGGAAAGCGGCAAAATGATCGGCCAGTGCGGCCTGAGTTGGCAGGAGACGGACACCGACCGGGTCCTTGAGATCGGGTACCTGTTCAACCGCTTGTTCTGGCACCAAGGATACGCCATTGAAGCGGCCGCCGCTTGCAAACGGTACGCGTTTGGCACGCTGCAGGCAAATGAGGTGTGCTCCCTCATCCGCGACACAAACCTGCCGTCGATGAATGTCGCCATCCGCAACGGAATGCTGGTACGAAGACGTTTCATCAAGTTCTACCGGGGCGTCTCCATGCCACATCTGGTCTTCTCCGTCCGGAACATTGCTTCCCATGCATGA
- a CDS encoding ABC transporter substrate-binding protein: protein MLGMQYANKETPTVDVAGTTYQVQLVAADNGSSTDKAPSAASQLVSEGVAVVLGSYGSGVSIAGGPVFDDAGLAAIGVTCTNPNVTAGNDYYFRICFLDPFQGTVLAHFAIDKFNAKTVYCLGEAGNEYDQGLIAFFKQAFEAAGGKVITDSFPTNNSDFTSYLNKAKNEGADVIFTPVSIAYSTQILRQAASLGITAPFLGSDTLDDNMVLNATSGTNIKLYVSTFYQEGGNEKFDAGIKKYINSDSAALTANGGNDIIAAVTAMGYDAYYVALEAIKKAGSVDPAAIKKAIWGVTYEGVSGKIAFDQVNGDAIRNTAYIKRSNNNGAWEFETMQTI from the coding sequence ATGCTTGGCATGCAGTACGCCAACAAAGAGACTCCGACGGTAGATGTGGCGGGGACCACCTATCAGGTTCAGCTGGTGGCTGCGGACAATGGATCCTCGACGGACAAGGCTCCTTCCGCCGCTTCTCAGCTGGTCAGTGAAGGCGTTGCCGTTGTGCTCGGTTCCTATGGTTCCGGCGTTTCCATCGCGGGAGGTCCGGTATTTGATGATGCGGGTCTGGCCGCCATCGGTGTCACCTGCACCAACCCGAACGTCACGGCGGGAAACGACTACTACTTCCGCATTTGTTTCCTTGATCCGTTCCAGGGCACCGTCCTGGCGCACTTCGCCATTGACAAGTTCAACGCGAAGACCGTGTACTGCCTTGGTGAGGCGGGAAACGAATACGACCAGGGGTTGATCGCCTTCTTCAAGCAGGCGTTCGAGGCTGCCGGTGGAAAAGTCATCACCGACTCGTTCCCGACCAACAACTCCGATTTCACCTCCTATCTGAATAAAGCGAAGAATGAAGGCGCTGATGTAATCTTCACGCCGGTTTCCATCGCCTATTCCACCCAGATCCTCCGCCAGGCGGCGTCTCTGGGCATCACCGCTCCGTTCCTCGGTTCCGACACGCTGGACGACAACATGGTCCTCAACGCCACGTCCGGCACGAACATCAAGCTGTACGTCTCCACCTTCTACCAGGAAGGCGGCAACGAGAAGTTTGACGCGGGCATCAAGAAGTACATCAATTCCGATTCCGCTGCCTTGACCGCCAACGGTGGCAACGACATCATCGCCGCCGTGACCGCCATGGGTTACGATGCCTACTATGTGGCCCTCGAGGCCATCAAGAAGGCTGGTTCCGTGGATCCGGCTGCCATCAAGAAAGCCATTTGGGGCGTCACGTATGAAGGCGTATCCGGAAAGATCGCGTTCGACCAGGTCAACGGCGACGCCATCCGGAACACGGCGTACATCAAGCGTTCCAACAACAATGGCGCATGGGAATTCGAGACGATGCAGACCATCTAG